TCTTCCTCAATAGGATGGCTGGTTGTGGTGAAGTTGGCCACACTTCAAACATGTTGCCAACAAACAAGAAGTTAGGAGAGGCCTGTTCCAACGGCTCAAACCTTGCAGTCCCTGAATGTGCTATTTGCTTACAAACCTGCGTGCACCCAGTCAGTCTTCCTTGCAAACACATCTTCTGTTACCTGTGTGTGAAAGGAGCCTCATGGCTTGGACGGCGATGTGCCCTGTGTAGGCAAGAGATTCCTGAAGATTTCCTTGACAAACCCACTTTGCTTTCCCCTGAAGAACTGAAGTCTGCTAGCCGTGGGAATGGGGAATATGCCTGGTACTATGAAGGAAGAAATGGTTGGTGGCAGTATGATGAGAGGACAAGCAGAGAGCTTGAAGATGCCTTCACAAAAGGTAAAAAGAATACAGAGATGCTGATTGCTGGCTTTCTTTATGTAGCGGACTTGGAGAACATGGTACAGTATCGAAGAAATGAGCATGGACGACGTAGGAAGATGAAAAGGGATATTGTAGATATACCAAAAAAGGGTGTTGCTGGTTTACGACTAGACTGTGATGCAGCTAATGTAAATCCAGCACGTGAAAGCTCAGCAGATGGTGCAGACAACATTGCAACACTTGGAGCTTCATCAGGTCAACCAACTGCTGTTTTACCTGTTAGACCTCACACAGCTCTTGGTAGCCAAACTGCAAATCCCTCCCTTCCACATTTGGATGCGAGTACACCACTTGACAATGCGTTTTCCCAACTTCAGCTTGGAGATCATGCAACAGGGAGAAATAACATAGAAGGTGAAGAAGGACTGCCACAACCTGGAGGCAGAGTGCCAGCTATTGATTCCACAGTAGATGACCCTGAAGCAGATGACGACGGTAACCAAGGAATTGTTTCACTTCAACAGAACGCATTTCTTGTTCAACAGAGACACACAGTGATAGGTGCTACACAGCCGCCAACACCAGATCATGCAGCTGCAGCAGCAAATGGTGCACAAAGTGCCATTGTAAGGTCTAGAAGACCTGATGGACAGTGCACAATTACAGAAGTCTAAGTGACTGAGGTTCCTGTGCTTCTAACAAGACATGTAAGAAGTCACTGCTTTAGGATTGAGCTCAGACTTAGATAACTGGGTGTTTGAAATGGTGAAAATATGACCCCTAACATGAAGTATACTGTATGTTGAGTTATTTCAGTTTTAAGCTGGAAGGTGTATTTATAAATAGTTAACTGAAGAGACTTTATAATCGGAGTGCTGAGTTGGCCTGTGACATTCTATATTTTCTTTTAGTGGTGCTAAACTAGAAGGTATGATTCATTTAAGTCCATGAGTTTAAATATTCCTTCTTGTTTATTGCTTTATTAGTAAATACAACACAATAAAATAGCAGCCATTTTTGAAAGTGGAATAAGGAAAAACAGTTGTGATTATGGAATTGCCAGTTAACTATTACCTCCAGTTCTTTAGTCCACTTTCACTTGTCATAATTGTTATCCCAAACTAAAGCTGGCCACACAGCAAAGGATTCTTTTTGTAACCAACCAAGTACTTGGCTGTTCAGAAACAAACTccagtaatgtatgggagcaaatgacaatcagctgTTTTCTCGCACACACTAGGAGCAAACAGGATGAAAACGGTCTTTCAGACAAGTTGGTTAAAACTATTTAATCAATTTGTAATTTTTCTGGAATTTGGGAGCGAATTTTTGATTGTCGTTTGTTCATAGACATTACCGGATTTTTGTTTCAAGTTGCCAATTAGTTGGCTAGTTTGGAAAGAATCTTTCCACTTAACTCAGATTTCCCTACTCATTTGCTTACTGGTTTTATGAATGCACATTCATTTAAATCCCTATTCTCTCTCATCACACTCCTTCTTCCCTAGTATGGGATGTCACCAATGTACAGTCTTCATGTTGTTCCGCGGGCCCATTCAGCAACCTAGAGGTGTTTTTTCTCTTACCACTCTGTCTTTATATGTCATGTGTGTTTGCATTTTGCTTTGTGATAGCTCCTGGTTCTTTCTGAATGAGTAAAAAATCCCTCATACAATGCTAAATTAATAATGGTTGGGCGTTCCATTCAATTTACTACTTCAATGTTAAATTCTTTAACTAAAAAAAGAATCCTACAACTAATTTTGCAGCTATTCATCTTGTCACTGTGTAAGCTTGGCATGACCCCTGACCCGTGCTCACTGTATGATTATTAATTTAATTCTTCAATGGAAAGCGAACTACAGTTGGGCTTCAGTGGAATTTCAATTAGCTCTGCATGAGTTTGACTGCAAGAATGTGAGAAAGAAATCTAAAATTCCAGGAGCTGAGTAAATGTGTAATTTAATGACATGTAGTTGTAAGTTTGGAGTAACGTGGGCTAATAAGCAAATGGCTTCCATACTAGATCAACCTTCCAGCTGCATATGTATAGAGCTAATACTGTTTTGTTGACCATTTTTAAACCTTTTACTCTTCTTAAACTTTGCTGTCTAGTCTGTATTTAGAAAATATCCCCTTCAAGTCGTCTTGTTTTTGTTACAAGATTTGTAATTTAATAAAGATTACATTTTACCAGCAACAACTTGACTTCTGTACTCCAGTCATTGTGTTTTTGGTAGAACAGAATTTAGTGAGCATTCAGAGCTGTAATTTGACAACTGCTGAATGCAATAGAATGTTTAtagcagatataggggtctattcttgaagcagtgaaaagagtggagacattgcccattgcaaccaatcagctttaaagtaagtcattggggggaattcaaatgttatcgcacccccgatctcccgtctaaagtgacgggagatcgaggggcgatattcaaatgccccacCGCtggttgcgcccattacactcgggtTTAGGTGCGCAAAGCATCCAACCCATCTAAAGTAGTGGGCGCGAGcatgaaaagacccgtttgggagcccaaacgggtctctttacgtgCATTGCAGCTCACTACCCcaggggggtagcgagctgaaatgaacttgttgCGCTCGTCCGCAGCATTATAATATTGCCGACGGGTGCGGGAGAGGGGTCGgagatttgaatctcgcccattAAGTGTATTctttaaaattatacgtagcagctgattggttgccattggcaacttctccactcttcaaaGCATCATAAATAGACCCCAGAAACTGTAACCAGTACACTATATAAAATGGAAGTTAGCTAAGAATTTGGTTAGAAATACAAAGTATGTAACAATTAGAATGCATGCAGTGCATCCCAAGCCCATTGTAAACATATGTAATTACACTAGAATGTGTTACAGAAATACACAAATGTGGTTTTGTTACGTTACGGACAGGAGCTCGGACAACACAAATCTAAAGAAAACCTGCTGTTTAGAGTACTTTGGGTAATGTAATGAAGCCTATAATGTATAAATAAAAAGATGTAGAGAAATAAATAGAACTTTCCTTATTTGGTGTTTTCAATAGTATTTTTCTCAAAtgccaccttcacccacagagcATATATACAACCGAAGCAATTTTGCAACGTGTAACACAATTTAGGATCAATGAACACCCTTGGTGAGAAATTATCCCAAAACAAGAGTCCCATATGCAATATAGAAGTCCTATGAATATATGCTGGTCCTCTCCACCGTAAAGGTAACATATGTGACATGCCTGTAGAGAATTACCCCTTATAGAAATGTGCTTACTTAATAATTACTTGAAATTCGGATCACCAAATTTAATTTGTGTGATCAACCACAGAAATCCTGTCTCTTCCAGTTCTCCAATTCACATATGAGGATGGGAATTAACATAACATCATAGTGTGATATTGTTTAGGCAAATCCAATATTCTTATAAACGCATAAATCACAGGAAACCTATACAATTTTAAAAAGGGAGTTTGTAATGCAAGATGGGTTTGGGTATTGAGAAAAAGTTGAAAGATGAATTGTAACCTCTTCTGCTCCGTCtacaacatgggtcttcaacctgtggccctccagctgttgtggaactacacatcccagcatgccctgctcagttttagcatgccttaatagcaaaactgttgcagggcaggctgggatgtgcagttccacagcagctggagggccgtaggttgaagacccatggtctacaaCATATACAGCTGGATTGAACCTCCTGTAATGTTCAAACACAATGGTACAAAAGCATTTAGAGTTTTAGCTCTTTGTCAAGGCAGTGGTGAGGAATATTGTTGCTAAATGCAGAGGTTAATGTAAAGTGTAGATATTATGGAGACTGGTGCATATAGAACATTATGAAAACAATGATGGTGTTTTAACTACTGAAAAGTGTAGTATTTTTTAATACAATGCTAGCAGCAATGTATGTATTAAGGAGTTGTCCTGTGCACAATGAAGCTGTAGTAGTATtctatttttattgaagcataccACTTCCTACTCCTAATCTCCAGGCTGTGCGTTCCCCATCTCTGCT
The Pseudophryne corroboree isolate aPseCor3 chromosome 4, aPseCor3.hap2, whole genome shotgun sequence DNA segment above includes these coding regions:
- the RNF146 gene encoding E3 ubiquitin-protein ligase RNF146; the encoded protein is MAGCGEVGHTSNMLPTNKKLGEACSNGSNLAVPECAICLQTCVHPVSLPCKHIFCYLCVKGASWLGRRCALCRQEIPEDFLDKPTLLSPEELKSASRGNGEYAWYYEGRNGWWQYDERTSRELEDAFTKGKKNTEMLIAGFLYVADLENMVQYRRNEHGRRRKMKRDIVDIPKKGVAGLRLDCDAANVNPARESSADGADNIATLGASSGQPTAVLPVRPHTALGSQTANPSLPHLDASTPLDNAFSQLQLGDHATGRNNIEGEEGLPQPGGRVPAIDSTVDDPEADDDGNQGIVSLQQNAFLVQQRHTVIGATQPPTPDHAAAAANGAQSAIVRSRRPDGQCTITEV